The following nucleotide sequence is from Pedobacter sp. PACM 27299.
GGAAAGGGTTCTGTTACCTTTTTACATTACGACATTGACCTTGCACACATCTTCCACACTCATTTTGGCGGAAGAAAGCATGTGATACTATTTGAAAACAAATGGAAAGAGCGCCTGTATCAAATCCCTTATGCGACTTATGCATTAGAAGATTACGATGTAGAAAAACCGGATTTCGATCAATTTCCAGCTCTAAAAGGAGTAAAAGGAATTGAAGCTTACCTGGAGCATGGCGACACCTTATTTATGCCTACCGGTTACTGGCACTGGATGAAATACCTGAATGGTTCTTTTTCCATCAGTTTGCGGGCATGGGATAAATCTCTCGCCGTAAAAGCCAAAAGCTTGTATAACCTGACGATCCAACGCAAATTCGATGATTTTATGAAGGCCAATTTTAGAGAAAAGTACATGGCATGGAAGGAAAGACTCGCTATTAGAAGAGCGAATAAGGCGCTTGCGGATCAGAAGCCAAGATAATTTTACGGTCAGCACTTTGCTCATTCACAGTCCGAGTCTTGATGATTAAGTACTACAACCTTAATCATTAACTGTCACAACCTTGATCGCCGGCAAAAATAATTATTCTTAGATGGATAAATTTAGATTTTAATTTACACTTTTGTCCTTTAACCTTGATAATTATGAGCTTTATATTGAAGCCGGTAGATACCGTTGAGAACATTAGTCCTGAGGATTTCAAAAAGAATTATTTAGATCCGAGGCGTCCTTTAATTATAAAGGGATTGACTAAATCATGGCCAGCCAGAGAAAAATGGACGACTGAATATTTAAAGGAAATTGCCGGCGACCTGAATGTCAGCTTGATGGACAATTCTAAAGCTGATCCCTCAAAGCCGATCAATGCCTCCGTAGCAGAAATGCGTTTTGGCGATTACCTGGACCTGATCAAAAGAGAACCTACTGAACTTCGCATATTTTTCTTTAACCTATTCAAGCATGTACCTAGCTTGATTAAAGACATTGTATTGCCAAAAGATCTGATGGGTGGCTTCATCGAAAGCATGCCTGCTATGTTTTTTGGTGGCTCAAATTCGGTTACTTTCTTACACTACGACATTGATTTACCTCACCTTTTCCATACCCATTTTGGTGGAAGAAAACACATCATTTTGTTTGACAACAAATGGAAGAAAAGGTTATACTGTATTCCTAATGCCACTTATGCTTTAGAGGATTATGATGTTGCCAACCCTGATTTCGAAAAATTCCCGGCTTTAAAAGGTGTGGAAGGTTATGAAGTGTTCCTGGAACATGGCGACACTTTATTTATGCCTACCGGAATGTGGCACTGGATGAAATACCTGGACGGTTCTTTCTCTTTAAGTTTAAGAGCATGGGATGCTTCCATCACCAGAAAAGCACAAAGTGTATTTAATTTAGCCATAAAAGGCGGATTAGATAGCGTGTTGAAAATGGCTTTTAAAGCTCCTTATGCAAAATATAGAGAAAAAGTTGCAGTAAAAAGAGCAGAACGTGCACTTGCAAATGGCTCTCCAAAATAGTTGTTTTTTTTTAAATCAGGGTATGCCTCGTTTTTCATACCCTGATTTAAATCAGCGATACTCAGGCGCCTAAATAAAGCTTCCAGCTATTTTTAGCTGCCAATCCGACCCATTTTTCTGTCCGGGTATTTTTAC
It contains:
- a CDS encoding cupin-like domain-containing protein translates to MKFELTPIDVVQNIEKEDFEKNYLSARRPLIIKNMSKNWPAYEKWTLDYMKTVVGDKTVPLYDSSKADPSKPINASAAEMKFADYVDLIKNTPTDLRIFLFDPIKQAPKLLEDYRAPKELMGGFLDSYPNMFFGGKGSVTFLHYDIDLAHIFHTHFGGRKHVILFENKWKERLYQIPYATYALEDYDVEKPDFDQFPALKGVKGIEAYLEHGDTLFMPTGYWHWMKYLNGSFSISLRAWDKSLAVKAKSLYNLTIQRKFDDFMKANFREKYMAWKERLAIRRANKALADQKPR
- a CDS encoding cupin-like domain-containing protein, with translation MSFILKPVDTVENISPEDFKKNYLDPRRPLIIKGLTKSWPAREKWTTEYLKEIAGDLNVSLMDNSKADPSKPINASVAEMRFGDYLDLIKREPTELRIFFFNLFKHVPSLIKDIVLPKDLMGGFIESMPAMFFGGSNSVTFLHYDIDLPHLFHTHFGGRKHIILFDNKWKKRLYCIPNATYALEDYDVANPDFEKFPALKGVEGYEVFLEHGDTLFMPTGMWHWMKYLDGSFSLSLRAWDASITRKAQSVFNLAIKGGLDSVLKMAFKAPYAKYREKVAVKRAERALANGSPK